One region of Strongyloides ratti genome assembly S_ratti_ED321, chromosome : X genomic DNA includes:
- a CDS encoding GPCR, rhodopsin-like, 7TM domain and 7TM GPCR, serpentine receptor class v (Srv) family-containing protein, producing MYSFGAFFVSGFFVHALVIAIVRYIAIKYPTKYRKIFTKKCVILIILGMFLYGLIIGTGTLFFKSRYVYNNKSDVIAAIYYDKNVTYYTFSYSIIIYNLTIIFSLLFNVANWILIYKKRNERKKNKSMNIIYALYSCFTFITTVFHEFYFVLRIIGTYLENENLKVMSNIIISYTGEIGTYGDFYFVLIISKKLRNAIIASIRNFFGYPIIENTNKTLPHTTKCIRF from the exons ATGTATTCATTTGGAGCTTTTTTTGTTAGTGGTTTTTTTGTACATGCATTAGTTATTGCAATTGTTAGATATATTGCTATAAAATATCCTACAAAATAtcgtaaaatatttacaaaaaaatgtgttatattaataattttgggAATGTTTTTATATGGATTAATTATTGGCACTggaacattattttttaaatcacgttacgtttataataataaatcagATGTTATTGCAGCaatttattatgataaaaatgttacatattatacattttcatatagtattattatatataatttaacaattattttttcattgcTTTTTAATGTTGCTAATTggatattaatttataaaaaacgtaatgaaagaaaaaaaaataaaagtatgaatataatttatgCACTTTATAGTTGTTTTACATTTATAACTACAGTTTTTcatgaattttattttgttcttAGAATTATTGGAACATATcttgaaaatgaaaatttgaaagttatgtcaaatattattatatcatataCAGGTGAAATTGGGACATATGgagatttttattttgtattaataattag TAAAAAGTTAAGAAATGCAATAATAGCTTCAATAAGAAACTTTTTTGGATATccaataattgaaaatactAATAAGACTTTACCTCATACAACAAAATGTATaagattttaa